The genomic window ACGGCATGCTGCGCCGTAGCGGGTGCACCGATCAGCACGCGCCGGCGCTCGCGTGGCGTCAGGCGGTCGACCCGAACACGCTTGCCTGCGTCATCTCTTACCTTCCTGTCCACCGGCATTAGCCAGAGCGGATCGGACAGCGCCGGTTCGGACCGGGAGGCGGAAATCGTGCGCTCGAAGTCGATGTAGTCGGCGATCATCCTCAGCACCCTGCGGGGAATAGGGATGCGCCGTGGCCGTCCGCCCTTGGCGATCGGACCGGCAAGATCGAACGGCGCTGAGCGCGATCCAGCCTCGGTCAGGCGCGGAAGCTCCGTCAGGAGCAGGCTGCCGGCCTCGGTCAGCCGCAAACCGGTCGTGACGAGAAGCTCGGCGAAGAGGGCGTTCCGCTCCCCATTGCGGCCACGCCACGCAGGATCCTCGGAACCGTCCGGCAGACGTCCTCTCAGCCCGACGTCGCGAAAAAGCAGGTAGCGGCCGAGGTCAATGTATCGGGTATCGTGCCGACGCGCTGCGCGCTCACGTGCCCGGTTCGTCGTGACGGCCACCATGGCGCGCCTACCCGACGCCCGCCGTAGCGCGACGCCGTAGCCGAAGGGCGAGGTCGTGATGATCTCCTCTTCAACGGCCCAGCGATAAAGCTTGTCAAGCGCGGCAACGCAACGGTTCCAGCTCGACGCCGAAATGCGGTATGCGGCGTCCGACAGGCGCCGTGCCCGATGAAACGCCAACACGTCATGGCGGTCGGCCTGCCAGACCGTCTTGCCGCCGCGGCGTTCGTGGAGGAAGCGTGCCCAAACAAGAATATCGCGTGCGTAGGAGCGCCACGTGTTCGGCGATCGCGCCCCCATAGCGGGACAGGCGCGGAAGAACCGGTTGAGATCAAGATCGTAGCTGCCGTCATCCATCAGGATGAAGGGCATGTCATCGATCAGCCCGGCGCGCTCGGCCGTGTCAAGCGCGCCGGGCGCAGTGTTCACTGCGAAACCATCTATGGAAAGCGGGCGCGAAACAGCGCCAAGGTCGGTAAAATATAACTGCACGCACGATACCTGAACGGAGCGCCTTCGGCGCAACTCTTTTGTTTGGAATGCGAGGGGTTCCCTCGCGCTCTCCCGTTCGCCACGTGGCAGGGGTGCAGGACTTTGCCTGCACCCCATGAACAAGCTTGTGGAGTCGCCGCCGCGT from Bosea sp. AS-1 includes these protein-coding regions:
- a CDS encoding site-specific integrase yields the protein MQLYFTDLGAVSRPLSIDGFAVNTAPGALDTAERAGLIDDMPFILMDDGSYDLDLNRFFRACPAMGARSPNTWRSYARDILVWARFLHERRGGKTVWQADRHDVLAFHRARRLSDAAYRISASSWNRCVAALDKLYRWAVEEEIITTSPFGYGVALRRASGRRAMVAVTTNRARERAARRHDTRYIDLGRYLLFRDVGLRGRLPDGSEDPAWRGRNGERNALFAELLVTTGLRLTEAGSLLLTELPRLTEAGSRSAPFDLAGPIAKGGRPRRIPIPRRVLRMIADYIDFERTISASRSEPALSDPLWLMPVDRKVRDDAGKRVRVDRLTPRERRRVLIGAPATAQHAVLWLTECGQPVPPATWEAAFRRACVRCRRFGIEIDVTPHTLRHTFAGNMLSMLIREQIGSVFDPQDRHGAAYRRILCDPLQKLQHLLGHASVTSTYIYLDSLAEAQELVEAAADRWAEDTAGDAA